The proteins below are encoded in one region of Micromonospora sp. DSM 45708:
- the mmsB gene encoding multiple monosaccharide ABC transporter permease, with amino-acid sequence MTSTKPATSPKVDAPDPGAAATLHTGTSDPRTLILGNLRQSGIYIALVVIVALFAVLTDGVSLSPGNLTNIVLQYSYILVLAIGMVIVIIGGHIDLSVGSVVALTGAVSAVLVIREGMPWWVGILAALAVGVAVGAWHGLWVAYAGIPAFIVTLAGMLLFRGLTLRVLDNISLSPFPAEYQRVAAGFLNGLLGGQGFDAFTLFIGVFAVVGYAASVFRTRLARVRHEQPVESFPLFVLRVAVVGAVVMWFAWQLAHARGLPIVLIVLAVLVLVYGLLTRRTVFGRQVYAIGGNLPAATLSGVRVKTVNFWVFVNMGFLSAVAGVIYSSRSNGAQPAAGNMFELDAIAAAFIGGAAVTGGVGTVVGAMVGGLIMAVMSNGMQLMGIDQSVQSVVKGLVLLAAVAFDIWNKRRAAGSR; translated from the coding sequence ATGACCAGCACGAAGCCCGCCACCTCCCCGAAGGTCGACGCGCCCGACCCCGGCGCGGCGGCCACCCTGCACACCGGGACCAGTGACCCACGGACGCTGATCCTGGGCAACCTGCGGCAGAGCGGCATCTACATCGCCCTGGTGGTGATCGTCGCGCTGTTCGCGGTCCTCACCGACGGCGTCTCGCTCAGCCCCGGCAACCTCACCAACATCGTGCTCCAGTACTCCTACATCCTGGTGCTCGCCATCGGCATGGTCATCGTGATCATCGGCGGGCACATCGACCTGTCCGTCGGGTCGGTGGTGGCGCTCACCGGCGCGGTCTCCGCCGTGCTGGTGATCCGGGAGGGCATGCCGTGGTGGGTCGGCATCCTCGCCGCGCTCGCCGTGGGCGTCGCGGTGGGCGCCTGGCACGGTCTCTGGGTCGCGTACGCCGGCATCCCGGCGTTCATCGTCACCCTGGCCGGCATGCTGCTGTTCCGCGGCCTGACGCTGCGGGTGCTGGACAACATCTCGCTGTCGCCGTTCCCGGCCGAGTACCAGCGGGTCGCGGCCGGCTTCCTCAACGGCCTGCTCGGCGGGCAGGGCTTCGACGCGTTCACGCTGTTCATCGGCGTCTTCGCGGTGGTCGGGTACGCGGCGAGCGTGTTCCGGACCCGGCTGGCCCGGGTCCGCCACGAGCAGCCGGTGGAGTCGTTCCCGCTCTTCGTGCTCCGGGTGGCGGTGGTCGGCGCCGTCGTCATGTGGTTCGCCTGGCAGCTCGCGCACGCGCGTGGCCTGCCGATCGTGCTGATCGTCCTGGCCGTGCTGGTGCTCGTCTACGGCCTGCTCACCCGCCGTACCGTCTTCGGTCGCCAGGTCTACGCGATCGGCGGCAACCTGCCGGCGGCGACGTTGTCCGGCGTCCGGGTGAAGACGGTCAACTTCTGGGTCTTCGTCAACATGGGCTTCCTCTCCGCGGTGGCCGGCGTGATCTACTCCTCCCGCTCCAACGGGGCCCAGCCGGCGGCGGGCAACATGTTCGAGCTGGACGCGATCGCGGCGGCCTTCATCGGCGGCGCGGCGGTCACCGGCGGGGTGGGCACCGTGGTCGGTGCGATGGTGGGCGGCCTGATCATGGCGGTGATGAGCAACGGCATGCAGCTCATGGGCATCGACCAGTCGGTCCAGTCGGTGGTGAAGGGGCTGGTGCTGCTCGCCGCCGTGGCGTTCGACATCTGGAACAAGCGCCGGGCGGCGGGCAGTCGCTGA
- the araB gene encoding ribulokinase, producing the protein MSDVEAADRYVVGVDFGTLSGRALVVRVRDGAELGTAVHEYRHGVIETALPDGGPALPPDWALQDPEDYRDVLREAVPVALAAAGVDPARVVGIGTDFTACTVLPTLADGTPLCEVPELRHRPHAWVKLWKHHAAQPQADRINALAHERGEPWIGRYGGKISAEWQFAKGLQILAEDPEVYRRAERFIEAADWIVWELCGTETRNACTAGYKGIRQDDRYPSPDYLAALDPGFTDFVTKLDGPLLPLGDRAGVLGARAAAWTGLPEGIAVAVGNVDAHVTAASAQALRPGRLVAIMGTSTCHVLNGTHPAEVPGMCGVVDGGISPGAWGYEAGQSGVGDIFGWFVRHAAPAGLDSHERLTELAAAQPVGAHGLVALDWWNGNRSLLVNHDLSGLVVGLTLATRPPDVYRALLEATAYGTRMIVEAFAEAGVPVDDLVVAGGLTSNRLLMQIYADVTNRPLGIIGSAQGPALGSAIHAAVAAGAYPSIHEASAAMGRVDEAVYRPIPDNVRAYDALYAEYRALHDHFGRGANDVMLRLRAIRNAAVDAAATPADPALEVVG; encoded by the coding sequence ATGAGCGACGTGGAGGCGGCCGACCGGTACGTGGTCGGGGTCGATTTCGGCACGCTGTCCGGGCGGGCGCTCGTGGTGCGGGTCCGGGACGGCGCCGAACTCGGCACCGCGGTGCACGAGTACCGGCACGGGGTGATCGAGACGGCCCTGCCCGACGGCGGCCCGGCACTGCCACCCGACTGGGCCCTACAGGACCCCGAGGACTACCGCGACGTGCTGCGCGAGGCGGTGCCGGTCGCGCTGGCCGCCGCCGGGGTGGACCCCGCCCGGGTGGTCGGGATCGGCACCGACTTCACCGCCTGCACCGTGCTGCCGACGCTCGCCGACGGCACCCCGCTGTGCGAGGTCCCCGAACTGCGCCACCGGCCGCACGCCTGGGTCAAGCTGTGGAAGCACCACGCCGCGCAGCCGCAGGCCGACCGGATCAACGCGCTGGCGCACGAGCGCGGCGAGCCGTGGATCGGCCGCTACGGCGGCAAGATCTCCGCCGAGTGGCAGTTCGCCAAGGGGTTGCAGATCCTGGCCGAGGATCCCGAGGTCTACCGGCGGGCCGAGCGCTTCATCGAGGCCGCCGACTGGATCGTCTGGGAGCTGTGCGGGACGGAGACGCGCAACGCCTGCACCGCCGGCTACAAGGGAATCCGGCAGGACGACCGCTACCCCTCGCCGGACTATCTCGCCGCGCTCGACCCCGGCTTCACCGACTTCGTGACCAAACTGGACGGCCCGCTGCTGCCGCTGGGTGACCGGGCCGGCGTGCTCGGCGCCCGCGCCGCGGCCTGGACCGGGCTGCCGGAGGGCATCGCGGTCGCGGTCGGCAACGTCGACGCGCACGTCACCGCCGCGTCCGCGCAGGCGCTGCGCCCCGGCCGGCTGGTGGCGATCATGGGCACCTCCACCTGCCACGTGCTCAACGGCACCCACCCCGCCGAGGTCCCCGGCATGTGCGGCGTGGTCGACGGCGGCATCAGCCCGGGCGCCTGGGGCTACGAGGCCGGGCAGAGCGGCGTGGGGGACATCTTCGGCTGGTTCGTGCGGCACGCCGCCCCGGCCGGCCTCGACTCGCACGAGCGGCTCACCGAGCTGGCCGCCGCCCAGCCGGTGGGCGCGCACGGGCTGGTGGCGCTGGACTGGTGGAACGGCAACCGCTCACTGCTGGTCAACCACGACCTCAGCGGGCTGGTCGTCGGGCTGACGCTGGCGACCCGGCCGCCGGACGTCTACCGCGCGCTGCTGGAGGCCACCGCGTACGGCACCCGGATGATCGTGGAGGCGTTCGCCGAGGCGGGCGTGCCGGTCGACGACCTGGTGGTGGCCGGCGGGCTCACCTCGAACCGCCTGCTGATGCAGATCTACGCCGACGTCACCAACCGGCCGTTGGGCATCATCGGCTCCGCCCAGGGGCCGGCGCTCGGGTCGGCCATCCACGCGGCCGTCGCCGCTGGGGCGTACCCGTCGATCCACGAGGCGTCGGCGGCCATGGGGCGGGTGGACGAGGCCGTCTACCGGCCGATCCCGGACAACGTGCGGGCGTACGACGCGCTCTACGCCGAGTACCGGGCGCTGCACGACCACTTCGGTCGCGGCGCCAACGACGTCATGCTCCGCCTGCGGGCGAT